Genomic DNA from Streptomyces venezuelae:
TGCTCGCGGGGGAGTGGGACGGCGGCCCGAACCCCGCGCACGCCGAGGAGGTCGCCGGGTTCTTCCCGCACGGCGTACGCCAAGTACAGCCCCGCGCCGGGCACTTCCCGTGGCTGGACGACCCGGAGTGGTTCGTGCGGCGCGTCGCGGGTTTCCTCGCGCAGGACTGAACACGACCGGCCCGGACATGACACAGGCGCTGAGGGAGACGACGTGCGCAACGCCACACCCGCCCGCCGCGTGCTCGCCACCGGCGCGCCGACCGTCGCTCTGCTCACGGGCGGCTCCGCCGTCGCGGCGCCCGCGCGGCCCGGTGCCCTGGGCCGCCCCCCCGCCTCCTCGGTCGCGCGCTCGGCACCGTACTGCGGGGGAGTCCTGACCGCCGGGGCCGCGCACGTGCGGCACGAGCGGCGACTCGACGCGCCGCACTCCGTCGCCCTGGGACGCGTCCTGCCGTCAGGGAGCTGGGTGGCGTGAGGCGCGCAGGGGGAGCGGAGCGTCAGGGACGCGTGGCGGCCGCGACGTCGTCGTGCAGGGCGAAGATCTGGTCGAGGCCGACGATGCGCAGGATTCGCAGGGTGTTGGCCGGGACCGCCGCGAGGGCGATGTCCGCGCCCGCCGCCTGGGCGTGGTGGCGCGCGGCCAGCAGGGCGGTGATGCCACTGGAGTCGCAGAAGTGCATCGCGGTGAGGTCGAGGACGAGACGGCCACCCGGGCGCAGGCCGACCGTGGGGAGCTTGTCGCGCAGCTCCGGGGCGGTGTGGTGGTCGAGGTCGCCGATGATCTCCAGGACAGGACCCGTCGCGGAGTCGCCGGTGATGATCTTCAGTGGGCTCATGGTGTGGTTTTCGTCGCCGTGTCGTCCGTCGTAGGAGTGGGTGCGGGTGCGGGTGCTCCCAGTGCGAGCAGTGCGGTGTCGTCGTCGAGGCCTTCGCCGAGGCCCGCCAGCAGATCGCTGAGCGCGCCGACGACGTCCCCCGCGGAGGTGCCGGCGTGCTCGGCGGTGAAGGCCCGCAGTGCCTCGTCCCCGAAGAGGTCGGAGCGGTCGGCGCCGGTGCGGGCCTCGGTGACGCCGTCGGTGTAGAGCAGCAGTGTGTCGCCGGGGGCGAGGGTGGTCCTCGCGGCCGTGAACTGCGGGTCGGGCAGCGCGCCGACGAGGAGGCCGCCCGGCGTGGGGAGGTAGTCCGCCGTGCCGCCGCCGCGCAGGACGAGGGCAGGCGGGTGGCCCCCCGACGCCAGCTCCACGGAGACGTACCCGGAGACGGGGTCGGGGTCCAGGACGCCGAAGATGACGGTGCAGAAGCGCGGGTCGTCGCCCGAGTACCGGTCGTGCAGGACCTGGTTGAGGGTGGTCAGCGCGGCCACGGGCGCCGGGTCGTGCAGGGCGGCGGCGCGCAGCGTGTACCGGGTCAGCGAGGTGACCGCGGCCGCCTGGGGGCCCTTTCCGCACACGTCGCCGAGGAAGAAGCCGAACCGTTTGCCGTCCAGCGGGAAGACGTCGTAGAAGTCGCCGCCGAGCTGGTCGGGCGAGGCGGTGTGGTAGTACGTGGCCGTCTCGACGCCGGGGATCGGAGGCAGGGACGACGGCAGCAGCGACTCCTGGAGCACGGCGAGTGCCTGCTGCAGCCGTGCCCGGTCGGCGCGGGCCTGCCGCGCGGACTCCTCGGCGGCCTTGCGGCTGCGCAGCAGCTCCGCCTCGTAGGCGCGGCGGTCGGTGGCGTCGAAGACGGTGAGGCGGGTCAGCAGCGGTGTGCCGGTGCTGCCGTACTTGATGACGGCGGAGACCAGGACCGGCCTGCGGCCGCCGTCGGTCTGCTTGACGTCGAGGGCCACTCCGCTGATCTCGCCCCGCATGCGCAGCAGCGGAGCGAAGTGCGTCTCGTGGTACAGCCTGCCGCCCACGGTCAGCAGGTCCGTGAACCGCAGCCGGCCCACGACCGCTTCCCGGTCGAGCCCCAGCCAGTCGAGCAACGTGCCGTTGATCTTGACGACGGTGCCGTCCATCAGCGTGGACAGATACCCGCACGGCGCGTGCTCGTACAGTTCCTCGGCGCTGTCCTCCAGGAGGGCGGCGAACATCGAGTCCGAGGAGGTACCGCCGTCGGCCTCGTTGGCGTCGTCGGGGCCGGTTCCCGTGCGGCACATCACCCCAGGCCTGCCAGGAACGCGGTGATCGCCGCGTTGGTCGCCTCGGGCGCGGACAGGTGCGGGCAGTGCCCGGTCGCGTCGAGGGTGACCAGCTGCGACGAGGGAACCGTCCGGTGCACGTAGGCGCCGACCTCGCGGGGCGCGATCGCGTCCTGCGAGCACTCCAGGACCAGTGTCGGGACGCGCACGCCCGGCAGCTCGTCCCGCGCGTCCGAGAGGAAGGTGGTCCTGGCGAAGACCAGGGCCATCTCGGGGTCGGTGGCGCAGAAGCTGTTCTTGAGCTCCTCGCCGAGCTCGGGCTGCTCGGGGTTGCCCATGATGAGCGGCGCCATCGACGCGGACCATCCCAGGTAGTTCGCCTCCAGGGACTCCAGGAGTTCGTCGATGTCCTCCTCGCTGAAGCCGCCGCGGTAGCCGTCGTCGTCGATGTACCGGGGCGACGGGGCGACCATCACGAGGGCCTTGATGCGCTCGGGCGCCTGCCTGGCGGCCAGGACACCGATCATGGAACTCACCGAGTGGCCGACGAACACGGCGTCGCGCAG
This window encodes:
- a CDS encoding alpha/beta fold hydrolase, with protein sequence MDIIHRNNVTVTGNPQGQTVVLAHGFGCDQNMWRLTVPALEPHYRVVLFDYVGAGRSDLSAFSAERYGSLDGYAQDVVEVCERLDLRDAVFVGHSVSSMIGVLAARQAPERIKALVMVAPSPRYIDDDGYRGGFSEEDIDELLESLEANYLGWSASMAPLIMGNPEQPELGEELKNSFCATDPEMALVFARTTFLSDARDELPGVRVPTLVLECSQDAIAPREVGAYVHRTVPSSQLVTLDATGHCPHLSAPEATNAAITAFLAGLG
- a CDS encoding STAS domain-containing protein; this encodes MSPLKIITGDSATGPVLEIIGDLDHHTAPELRDKLPTVGLRPGGRLVLDLTAMHFCDSSGITALLAARHHAQAAGADIALAAVPANTLRILRIVGLDQIFALHDDVAAATRP
- a CDS encoding PP2C family protein-serine/threonine phosphatase, which gives rise to MCRTGTGPDDANEADGGTSSDSMFAALLEDSAEELYEHAPCGYLSTLMDGTVVKINGTLLDWLGLDREAVVGRLRFTDLLTVGGRLYHETHFAPLLRMRGEISGVALDVKQTDGGRRPVLVSAVIKYGSTGTPLLTRLTVFDATDRRAYEAELLRSRKAAEESARQARADRARLQQALAVLQESLLPSSLPPIPGVETATYYHTASPDQLGGDFYDVFPLDGKRFGFFLGDVCGKGPQAAAVTSLTRYTLRAAALHDPAPVAALTTLNQVLHDRYSGDDPRFCTVIFGVLDPDPVSGYVSVELASGGHPPALVLRGGGTADYLPTPGGLLVGALPDPQFTAARTTLAPGDTLLLYTDGVTEARTGADRSDLFGDEALRAFTAEHAGTSAGDVVGALSDLLAGLGEGLDDDTALLALGAPAPAPTPTTDDTATKTTP